From one Brachypodium distachyon strain Bd21 chromosome 4, Brachypodium_distachyon_v3.0, whole genome shotgun sequence genomic stretch:
- the LOC100831589 gene encoding grpE protein homolog 2, mitochondrial: MVAVRLLARISRQCAAAVSASAARRRLFGVPAAAAQPFASSCSPVRVSYMLNQPLRYSTTIFQRFGFSSSTPQQNDKEVNQPKDQESTVHESNDEASKEDSGLPGRGMEDLDLSKEDLVKLVHEKDELLNSKDEEIKDMKDKVLRSYAEMENVIARTKRESENSKKYAVQNFSKSLLDVADNLARASSVVKESFSKVDTSEDSTGAVPLLNTLLEGVDMTDKQLGEVFKKFGVEKFDPLNETFNPDRHYAIFQIPDPSKPSGTVASVVKVGYMLHDRVLRPAEVGVTEGGPTEEAEQPEQKSSGD; encoded by the exons ATGGTAGCAGtgcgcctcctcgcgcgaaTCTCGAGGCAATGCGCCGCCGCAGTGTCGGCGtccgcggcgaggcggcggctctTCGgggtgccggcggccgccgcgcagcCGTTTGCCTCTTCCTGTTCTCCCGTCAGG GTCTCTTATATGTTAAATCAGCCCTTACGCTACTCAACCACCATTTTTCAAAGGTTTGGGTTTTCATCTTCTACGCCACAACAAAATGATAAGGAGGTAAACCAACCAAAAGATCAGGAAAGTACTGTACATGAATCAAATGATGAAGCTTCAAAGGAAGACAGTGGTTTGCCTGGAAGAG GTATGGAAGACCTTGATCTGTCAAAGGAGGATCTGGTGAAGCTAGTTCATGAGAAGGATGAATTATTGAACTCGAAAGATGAAGAAATCAAAGATATGAAGGACAAAGTTTTGCGCAGCTATGCAGAAATGGAAAATGTTATCGCTCGGACAAAGCGTGAATCTGAGAACTCAAAAAAATATGCAGTACAG AACTTCTCTAAGAGCTTGCTAGATGTTGCTGATAATTTGGCTAGGGCATCATCTGTCGTCAAGGAAAGCTTCTCTAAAGTAGATACATCTGAAGATTCTACTGGGGCCGTGCCATTACTGAATACCCTACTGGAGGGTGTAGACATGACAGATAAGCAGCTTGGAGAG GTTTTTAAGAAGTTTGGAGTCGAAAAGTTTGATCCGTTGAATGAGACATTCAATCCTGATAGGCATTATGCAATTTTCCAAATCCCAGATCCTTCAAAACCATCAGGAACTGTTGCTTCTGTTGTAAAG GTGGGCTACATGTTACATGACCGCGTCCTCCGTCCTGCAGAAGTTGGTGTTACAGAGGGAGGTCCCACTGAGGAGGCAGAACAACCTGAGCAGAAATCAAGTGGGGATTAG